A genomic segment from Saccharomyces eubayanus strain FM1318 chromosome IX, whole genome shotgun sequence encodes:
- the PFK26 gene encoding 6-phosphofructo-2-kinase, whose protein sequence is MFKTVDFSETSPVPPGSDTDLAPTQSPHHVGSSQDSNYELLPRGSDDKIDAEKGPHDELSKHLPLFQKRPLSDTPISSNWTSPRITEENTPSDSPENSATNLKSLHRLHINDETKLKNGNIPMDDVADYIPPSNETNEITRIDLKDIKSPSRHHKRRPTTIDVPGLTKSKTSPDGLISKEDSGSKLVIVMVGLPATGKSFITNKLSRFLNYSLYYCKVFNVGNTRRRFARDHGLKDQDSNFFDPKNSDSTRLRDKWAMDTLDELLDYLLEGAGSVGIFDATNTSRERRKNVLAKIRKRSPHLKVLFLESVCSDHALVQKNIRLKLFGPDYKGKDPESSLRDFKSRLANYLKAYEPIEDDENLQYIKMIDVGKKVIAYNIQGFLASQTVYYLLNFNLADRQIWITRSGESEDNVSGRIGGNSHLTPRGLRFARSLPKFIARQREIFYQNLILQKKNIENPGKNLYSDFFVWTSMRARTIETAQYFNEDDYPIKQMKMLDELSAGDYDGMTYPEIQNNFSEEFEKRQKDKLRYRYPGIGGESYMDVINRLRPVITELERIEDNVLIITHRVVARALLGYFMNLSMDIIANLDVPLHCVYCLEPKPYGITWSLWEYDETSDSFSKVPQTDLNTTRVKEVGLVYNERRYSVIPTAPPSARSSFASDFLSRKKSNVASSSSSQNDLSDGPKNTVSAQIGSNNTTINESNSNSNSNNNNNSTSKIPLSAPLMTTNASNNILDGGGTSISIHRPRIVPNLNNVNPLLANNSNAISNTVNLKKSQPTARQMFEIDKVDEKLSMLKNKNFQLHGKNYSTENDDDDNDDIRAKTMTRSQSHV, encoded by the coding sequence ATGTTCAAGACAGTTGATTTCTCAGAAACATCTCCTGTCCCGCCTGGCTCTGATACCGATCTTGCCCCTACACAATCGCCACACCATGTGGGGTCAAGCCAGGACTCTAATTATGAACTTTTACCCCGGGGTTCTGATGATAAAATTGACGCTGAAAAAGGTCCACACGATGAACTTTCTAAGCACTTGCCATTATTTCAGAAAAGACCTCTGAGCGATACTCCCATATCAAGCAATTGGACCTCTCCTCGAATCACTGAAGAGAATACCCCTTCAGATTCTCCTGAAAATAGCGCTACAAATTTGAAGTCGCTTCATCGACTACATATTAACGACGAAAccaagttgaaaaatggcaatATTCCCATGGATGACGTCGCCGATTACATTCCTCCATCTAATGAAACAAATGAGATCACTCGTATTGACTTAAAGGATATCAAATCGCCCTCCAGACATCATAAAAGGAGACCCACAACGATTGACGTTCCTGGATTAACAAAATCTAAAACTTCTCCGGATGGCCTCATATCCAAGGAAGACAGCGGATCCAAATTAGTCATTGTTATGGTCGGGTTGCCCGCTACAGGGAAGTCATTTATCACAAATAAGTTATCAAGGTTTTTAAATTATTCTTTATACTATTGTAAAGTGTTTAATGTCGGTAACACTAGAAGGAGATTTGCTAGAGATCATGGTTTGAAAGATCAAGATTCCAATTTTTTCGACCCAAAAAATTCGGATTCTACCAGGTTAAGAGACAAATGGGCCATGGATACCCTCGATGAACTGCTAGACTATTTGTTGGAAGGTGCAGGGTCCGTGGGAATATTTGATGCAACAAACACTTCCagagagagaagaaaaaatgtacTGGCCAAGATCAGGAAAAGAAGCCCCCATTTAAAGGTTTTGTTTTTAGAATCTGTCTGCTCCGATCATGCGTTAGTACAGAAAAACATTAGACTAAAGCTCTTTGGTCCAGActataaaggaaaagatcCTGAAAGCTCTCTAAGAGATTTTAAAAGTCGCTTGGCAAATTACCTGAAAGCTTATGAACCtattgaagatgacgaaaacTTGCAATACATTAAAATGATAGATGtgggaaaaaaagtcaTCGCATATAACATTCAAGGGTTTTTGGCTTCACAGACAGTTTATTACTTGttgaatttcaatttaGCTGATAGGCAAATTTGGATAACAAGAAGTGGTGAAAGTGAGGATAATGTTAGTGGTCGTATTGGTGGAAATTCTCATTTAACACCTCGAGGTTTGAGATTTGCCAGAAGTTTACCCAAATTCATTGCCAGACAAAGGgaaatattttatcaaaatcttATAttacagaagaaaaatattgaaaatccAGGCAAGAATCTTTATAGCgacttttttgtttggaCCAGTATGCGTGCAAGAACCATCGAGACTGCCCAATATTTCAACGAAGACGATTATCCGATTaaacaaatgaaaatgCTGGACGAATTAAGCGCAGGTGATTATGATGGTATGACATATCCGGAGATACAAAACAATTTCTcggaagaatttgaaaagcgGCAAAAGGACAAATTAAGATATAGATACCCTGGTATTGGCGGTGAATCATATATGGATGTTATCAATAGACTTAGACCAGTGATCACTGAACTAGAGAGAATTGAGGACAATGTTCTTATTATCACACATCGTGTGGTAGCAAGAGCTTTATTGGGGTATTTCATGAATTTGAGTATGGACATTATTGCTAATTTGGATGTGCCATTGCACTGTGTTTATTGTTTGGAACCAAAGCCTTATGGAATCACTTGGTCATTATGGGAATATGATGAAACATCGGATTCCTTTTCTAAGGTTCCTCAAACGGACTTGAATACCACAAGAGTGAAAGAAGTTGGTCTTGTTTataatgaaagaagatATTCTGTTATACCAACAGCTCCACCAAGCGCAAGAAGCAGTTTTGCAAGTGATTTTCTATCGAGGAAAAAATCCAACGTagcttcttcgtcatcttccCAGAATGATTTGTCAGATGGGCCCAAAAATACTGTTAGTGCTCAAATCGGTAGCAATAATACCACCATCAATGAGAGTAACAGCAACAGTAACagcaacaataataataatagcacTTCTAAAATACCATTGTCTGCACCATTAATGACTACTAATGCTTCCAATAACATCTTAGATGGTGGCGGTACCTCCATTTCAATCCATCGTCCAAGGATTGTTCCAAACCTAAATAACGTGAATCCACTATTGGCTAACAATAGTAACGCAATTTCTAACACAgtcaatttgaaaaaatcacaaCCCACAGCAAGACAAATGTTTGAAATAGACAAAGTTGACGAGAAATTATCCATGttgaagaataaaaacTTTCAGTTACATGGCAAAAACTACTCTACGGagaatgatgatgatgacaaCGATGATATCAGGGCAAAAACAATGACTCGCAGCCAAAGTCACGTTTGA
- the MOB1 gene encoding Mob1p codes for MSPILTTPKRHAPPPEQLQNVTDFNYTPSHQKPFLQPQAGTTVTTHQDIKQIVEMTLGSEGVLNQAVKLPRGEDENEWLAVHCVDFYNQINMLYGSITEFCSPQTCPRMIATNEYEYLWAFQKGQPPVSVSAPKYVECLMRWCQDQFDDESLFPSKVNGNFPEGFFQRVIQPILRRLFRVYAHIYCHHFNEILELNLQTVLNTSFRHFCLFAQEFHLLRPADFGPLLELVTELRDR; via the coding sequence ATGTCTCCCATCCTTACTACCCCAAAGAGGCATGCCCCCCCACCTGAACAATTACAGAATGTAACGGATTTCAATTACACTCCATCACATCAAAAACCATTCTTACAACCACAAGCAGGCACTACAGTAACGACACACCAAGACATCAAGCAGATTGTAGAAATGACGCTGGGATCTGAGGGGGTCCTCAACCAAGCTGTGAAATTGCCTCGTggtgaagacgaaaatgaaTGGTTGGCCGTTCATTGTGTGGATTTTTATAATCAAATTAATATGTTGTATGGGTCCATCACAGAATTCTGTTCTCCACAAACTTGCCCCAGGATGATAGCGACGAACGAGTATGAATACCTTTGGGCTTTCCAGAAAGGTCAACCTCCTGTTTCAGTGAGCGCACCCAAGTATGTGGAATGTTTAATGAGGTGGTGTCAAGACCAGTTTGACGATGAATCTCTCTTCCCCTCTAAAGTAAACGGCAATTTTCCCGAGGGATTTTTTCAACGTGTTATTCAGCCTATCCTGAGGCGACTGTTCAGGGTTTATGCTCACATTTACTGTCACCATTTCAATGAGATTCTAGAGTTGAATCTACAAACGGTGTTGAATACAAGTTTTAGACACTTTTGCCTTTTCGCTCAAGAATTCCATCTATTAAGACCGGCTGATTTCGGCCCATTGTTGGAGTTAGTCACAGAGTTAAGGGATAGGTAG
- the SLM1 gene encoding phosphatidylinositol 4,5-bisphosphate-binding protein: protein MSKNNTMTSAVSDLLSQQQLNLQHLHNLQQHTRSMTSADHANVLQQQQQQQQAQSASFRNGSLTSADINQQNYLNGQPVNSTSNSTFQNNRTLTMNSGGLQGTVTNGAPNVDSSTNVTIAATEGNNNSSKPLQGRNSLTNTSLLSRARSSLQRQRLNQQQQQQQDPRSPLVILVPTAAQPTDILAARFSAWRNVIKSVIVYLTEIASIQDEIVRQQLRLSHAVQFPFFSIENQYQPSSQEDKSVQKFFLPLGNGSVQDLPTILNQYHESLASSASKASRELTNDVIPRLEDLRRDLLVKIKEIKSLQSDFKNSCSKELQQTKQAMKQFQESLKEARYSVPKQDPFLTKLALDKQIKRQLQEENFLHEAFDNLETSGAELEKIVVMEIQNSLTIYARLLGQEAQLVFDILISKLDSGFFNIDPQFEWDNFISRDPNFLLPNLPMRTFKEIVYKYQFDPLTYEIKSGFLERRSKFLKSYSKGYYVLTPNFLHEFKTADRKKDLVPVMSLALSECTVTEHSRKNTTSSPNSAGSDAKFVLHAKQNGIIRRGHNWVFKADSYETMMSWFDNLKILTSTASLQDKYKFITQKLNLNSDGKPKANDNNPGNVKYQQNNTNNTTMENDENDDMNSNYVESTITPKLDNQTNTNTSMSSLPNTNDSELQDQVPNIYIQTPISDFKS from the coding sequence atGTCGAAAAACAATACAATGACGTCTGCAGTGTCTGACCTGCTGTCACAACAGCAGCTGAATCTTCAACACTTGCACAATTTGCAACAACACACGAGGAGTATGACTTCGGCAGACCACGCCAACGTtttgcaacaacaacaacaacagcagcaggCACAGAGTGCGAGCTTTCGTAATGGTAGTTTGACGTCTGCTGACATAAACCAGCAGAACTATTTGAATGGCCAGCCAGTTAATTCTACTAGCAACTCTACGTTCCAAAATAATAGAACTTTAACAATGAATTCTGGAGGGTTGCAAGGTACAGTAACCAACGGTGCTCCCAACGTCGACTCAAGTACTAATGTTACCATTGCCGCTACAGAGGGGAACAATAATAGCTCTAAGCCATTACAGGGTAGAAACTCCTTAACAAATACTTCACTGCTTTCAAGAGCTAGATCCTCCTTGCAACGTCAAAGACTCAaccagcaacaacaacaacaacaggaTCCCAGATCGCCATTGGTCATATTAGTGCCTACTGCGGCTCAGCCTACTGATATTCTTGCGGCAAGATTTTCTGCTTGGAGAAATGTTATCAAGTCAGTGATTGTTTACTTGACAGAAATTGCTTCTATTCAAGACGAAATTGTCAGACAACAATTGAGACTATCACATGCGGTAcaatttccatttttttctatcgAAAATCAATATCAACCAAGCTCACAGGAAGACAAATCGGTGCAAAAGTTTTTCCTACCTTTGGGCAATGGCTCGGTACAGGACCTACCAACAATTTTGAACCAATATCACGAATCTCTGGCATCCAGTGCGTCTAAGGCATCGAGAGAATTGACCAATGATGTTATCCCCCGTTTAGAAGATTTAAGAAGGGACTTATTGGTCAAGataaaggaaataaaaTCGCTGCAATcggatttcaaaaattcttgttctAAAGAATTGCAACAAACCAAACAGGCAATGAAACAATTTCAAGAATCATTAAAAGAAGCACGCTATTCAGTACCCAAACAGGATCCCTTCTTGACCAAGTTAGCCTTGGataaacaaatcaaaaGGCAACtccaagaagagaatttTCTGCATGAAGCCTTTGataatttggaaacttCAGGTGCCGAATTAGAGAAAATTGTTGTTATGGAAATCCAAAACTCTCTAACAATATATGCAAGATTACTGGGACAAGAAGCGCAGTTGGTTTTCGATATATTAATATCCAAATTGGACTCtggatttttcaatattgatCCACAATTTGAATGGGATAATTTCATTTCAAGAGATCCCAACTTTCTATTACCTAACCTGCCAATGAGAAcgttcaaagaaattgtttACAAGTATCAATTTGATCCATTAACCTATGAAATCAAATCTGggtttttggaaagaagatCGAAATTTTTAAAGTCCTACTCAAAGGGTTATTACGTTCTAACACCGAATTTCTTACATGAATTCAAGACGGCAGATAGGAAAAAGGATTTAGTCCCAGTGATGTCATTAGCATTAAGTGAATGTACCGTGACAGAACATTCCAGAAAAAACACTACATCATCACCAAATTCGGCTGGTTCGGATGCTAAATTTGTGTTACACGCCAAGCAAAATGGTATAATTCGTCGTGGTCATAATTGGGTTTTCAAGGCCGACTCTTATGAAACTATGATGTCTTGGTTTGATAATTTGAAGATCTTGACATCTACTGCAAGCTTACAAGACAAATATAAATTCATCACTCAAAAGTTGAACTTAAATTCAGATGGGAAACCTAAAGCAAATGATAATAACCCCGGTAACGTCAAGTACCAACAAAATAACACTAATAACACAACGATGGAAAATGACGAAAACGATGATATGAACAGTAATTATGTGGAGTCCACAATCACACCCAAATTGGACAATCAAACAAACACAAACACATCCATGTCGTCATTACCTAACACCAACGATTCTGAATTACAGGATCAAGTTCCCaatatttatattcaaACCCCAATAAGCGATTTTAAAtcataa